One window from the genome of Salvia miltiorrhiza cultivar Shanhuang (shh) chromosome 7, IMPLAD_Smil_shh, whole genome shotgun sequence encodes:
- the LOC130994928 gene encoding probable E3 ubiquitin-protein ligase RHB1A isoform X1: MGGCCCCCASDVTERNRSPPFFHHPVSEEHEPLSSHNEISTFSTGLLVDTNLDTSVPDTYRPPPAPIPYETYIGRPSTPSRNQEGSGHEVEVALGITNVVRVEDINNGNTLETKVKKQPDENEEKDIDLEASKLMEDESSDELKKSSKLLDPPIIDEDDCPICLEEYVEENPKILTKCDHHFHLACILEWMERSDICPVCDQVEIVARHIVTIKNLLLFQWNILPILKILNICFSECRKWLSVLLQEFSYCKYCIMSYLLCDNRR, translated from the exons ATGGGaggttgctgctgttgctgtGCGTCTGATGTAACTGAGCGTAACAGGTCACCTCCATTCTTTCAT CATCCAGTATCTGAAGAGCACGAACCCTTATCATCCCATAATGAAATCTCTACCTTCTCTACCGGGCTATTGGTTGATACAAATCTAGACACGTCAGTTCCAGACACTTACCGACCACCTCCTGCGCCCATACCTTATGAAACATATATAGGCCGCCCATCTACACCGTCCAGGAATCAAGAAGGATCTGGACATGAGGTAGAAGTGGCTTTGGGAATCACTAATGTAGTGCGTGTTGAAGACATTAACAATGGCAACACATTGGAAACTAAGGTGAAGAAACAACCTGATGAAAATGAAGAGAAGGATATTGACCTGGAAGCATCAAAATTAATGGAAGATGAAAGTTCAGATGAGCTTAAAAAGTCCAGCAAACTTCTTGACCCACCTATAATAGATGAGGATGATTGCCCCATTTGTCTCGAAG AATATGTTGAAGAGAACCCAAAGATCCTCACAAAATGCGATCATCATTTTCACCTTGCTTGTATACTTGAATGGATGGAAAGAAGTGATATCTGTCCTGTGTGTGATCAGGTCGAAATTGTTGCACGGCATATTGTCACTATCAAAAATCTGTTGCTGTTTCAATGGAATATTTTGCCCATTTTAAAAATACTGAATATATGCTTTTCTGAATGCAGGAAATGGTTATCAGTCCTGCTGCAGGAGTTTAGTTACTGTAAATACTGCATTATGTCTTACCTACTGTGTGATAATAGACGATGA
- the LOC130994928 gene encoding probable E3 ubiquitin-protein ligase RHB1A isoform X2, which produces MGGCCCCCASDVTERNRSPPFFHHPVSEEHEPLSSHNEISTFSTGLLVDTNLDTSVPDTYRPPPAPIPYETYIGRPSTPSRNQEGSGHEVEVALGITNVVRVEDINNGNTLETKVKKQPDENEEKDIDLEASKLMEDESSDELKKSSKLLDPPIIDEDDCPICLEEYVEENPKILTKCDHHFHLACILEWMERSDICPVCDQEMVISPAAGV; this is translated from the exons ATGGGaggttgctgctgttgctgtGCGTCTGATGTAACTGAGCGTAACAGGTCACCTCCATTCTTTCAT CATCCAGTATCTGAAGAGCACGAACCCTTATCATCCCATAATGAAATCTCTACCTTCTCTACCGGGCTATTGGTTGATACAAATCTAGACACGTCAGTTCCAGACACTTACCGACCACCTCCTGCGCCCATACCTTATGAAACATATATAGGCCGCCCATCTACACCGTCCAGGAATCAAGAAGGATCTGGACATGAGGTAGAAGTGGCTTTGGGAATCACTAATGTAGTGCGTGTTGAAGACATTAACAATGGCAACACATTGGAAACTAAGGTGAAGAAACAACCTGATGAAAATGAAGAGAAGGATATTGACCTGGAAGCATCAAAATTAATGGAAGATGAAAGTTCAGATGAGCTTAAAAAGTCCAGCAAACTTCTTGACCCACCTATAATAGATGAGGATGATTGCCCCATTTGTCTCGAAG AATATGTTGAAGAGAACCCAAAGATCCTCACAAAATGCGATCATCATTTTCACCTTGCTTGTATACTTGAATGGATGGAAAGAAGTGATATCTGTCCTGTGTGTGATCAG GAAATGGTTATCAGTCCTGCTGCAGGAGTTTAG